The Streptomyces sp. NBC_00435 nucleotide sequence GTTGGTCTAGACCTTTGGGCTATAGTGTAATTGGCAACACGAGAGTTTCTGGTTCTCTTATTCTAGGTTCGAGTCCTGGTAGCCCAGCGCAGCACCGCAGTAACAGCTAGCCCCCGTTGTGTAGCGGCCTAGCACGCCGCCCTCTCAAGGCGGTAGCGCCGGTTCGAATCCGGTCGGGGGTACGCACAGAAGAGGCCCTCCGCGTTCATCGCGGAGGGCCTCTTCGTCGTTTCCGGGCCCGCAACGCAAGTGTGGGCCCGGAGGCGCGCGTTCGGACGTGTGCGGCGTCGTGCGCGCCCCCGGGCCCGGGGGAGTGGTGGGAGGTCGGAAACGTCAGCTGGAGCGGCGCAGGGCCTCCGTCAGCCGGGCGGCCGCGTCGATGACGGCCTGGGCGTGCATGCGCCCCGGGTGCCGGGTCAGGCGCTCGATCGGCCCGGAGACCGATACGGAGGCCACCACGCGGTTCGACGGGCCGCGCACCGGTGCCGATACGGAGGCCACGCCGGGCTCCCGCTCGCCGATCGACTGCGCCCAGCCGCGACGCCGTACGCCCGAGAGCGCCGTCGCCGTGAAGCGCGCGCCCTGCAGGCCGCGGTGGAGCCGCTCGGGCTCCTCCCAGGCCATCAGGATCTGCGCGGCCGAGCCGGCCTTCATCGGAAGTGTGGAGCCCACCGGGACGGTGTCCCGCAGGCCCGACAGCCGCTCGGCGGCCGCCACGCAGATGCGCATGTCGCCCTGACGTCGGTAGAGCTGCGCGCTCTCTCCCGTCACGTCCCGGAGGTGGGTGAGCACCGGTCCGGCCGTGGCCAGCAGGCGGTCCTCGCCGGCCGCGGCGGCGAGCTCCGCCAGCCGCGGTCCGAGGATGAACCGGCCCTGCATGTCCCTCGCCACCATCCGGTGGTGTTCCAGTGCCACGGCAAGGCGATGTGCCGTGGGTCGTGCGAGCCCTGTCGCCGCGACCAGCCCGGCGAGGGTGGCCGGACCGGACTCCAGTGCGCTCAATACCAGAGCTGCCTTGTCGAGAACGCCGACGCCGCTAGAGTTGTCCATGAAACGATATTCGCGTCTCACACTGTGAAACGCAAGTTCAATTTTTCCAAGAACCAGCGAGTCTGTATGTGCGGGTCCACGAACCACTGGGTCCGAGCCGTCGTCCGAGACGTGGGGTACGGGCGATCAGGCGCACAAGTTCTCTATCAAGCGCCGGCACAACCGGCCGGCCGGAGGGAAAGCGATGGGTAGGACACTCGCGGAGAAGGTCTGGGACGACCATGTCGTCAGGCGCGCCGAAGGTGAGCCCGACCTCCTCTTCATTGATCTGCACCTGCTGCACGAGGTGACCAGCCCGCAGGCCTTCGAGGGTCTGCGCCAGGCCGGCCGCAAGGTCCGACGCCTCGACCTCACCATCGCGACCGAGGACCACAACACCCCCACGATCGACATCGACAAGCCGATCGCGGACCCGGTCTCCCGGGCCCAGCTGGAGACGCTGCGCAAGAACTGCGCCGAGTTCGGCGTACGCCTGCACTCGCTGGGCGATGTCGAGCAGGGCGTCGTCCACGTCGTGGGACCGCAGCTGGGTCTGACCCAGCCGGGCACCACGGTGGTCTGCGGCGACTCGCACACTTCCACGCACGGCGCCTTCGGTGCGCTGGCCTTCGGCATCGGCACCAGCCAGGTCGAGCACGTGCTGGCGACCCAGACGCTGCCGCTGGCCCGCCCCAAGACGATGGCGATCACCGTCACCGGCGCGCTGGCCGACGGCGTCACCGCCAAGGACCTGATCCTGGCGATCATCGCCAAGATCGGCACCGGCGGCGGCCAGGGCTACATCCTGGAGTACCGCGGCGAGGCCATCGAGCAGCTGTCGATGGAAGCCCGCATGACCATCTGCAACATGTCGATCGAGGCCGGCGCCCGCGCGGGCATGATCGCCCCCGACCGGACCACCTTCGACTACCTGGAGGGCCGCGACCACGCCCCGACGGGCGAGGACTGGGACGCGGCGGTCGCGTACTGGAAGACCCTGCGCACGGACGACGACGCCGTCTTCGACGCCGAGGTCGTCATCGACGGCACCACGCTGTCGCCGTTCGTCACCTGGGGCACCAACCCGGGCCAGGGCGCGCCGCTGTCGGCCAACGTCCCCGACCCGGCTTCGTACGAGGACGCTTCGGAGCGCCACGCCGCCGAAAAGGCCCTGGAGTACATGGGGTTGACCGCCGGACAGCCGCTGCGCGACATCAAGGTCGACACCGTCTTCGTAGGTTCCTGCACCAACGGCCGCATCGAGGACCTGCGCGCCGTCGCCGGGATCGTCGAGGGCCGCAAAGTCGCGGACGGCGTAAGGATGCTGGTCGTGCCGGGCTCGGTGCGCGTCGCGCTCCAGGCCGTGTCCGAGGGCCTGGACAAGGTGTTCAAGGAGGCCGGCGCCGAATGGCGGCACGCGGGCTGTTCGATGTGCCTGGGCATGAACCCGGACCAGTTGGCGCCCGGTGAGCGCTCCGCGTCCACCTCCAACCGCAACTTCGAGGGCCGGCAGGGCAAGGGCGGGCGCACCCACCTGGTCTCCCCGCAGGTGGCCGCCGCCACCGCGGTACTGGGCCATCTGGCCTCGCCCGCCGACCTGTCCGACGCCACCGCGACCGCCGGAGTCTGAGAACGATGGAAGCCTTCACCACCCACACCGGCCGGGCCGTCCCGCTGCGCCGCAGCAACGTCGACACCGACCAGATCATCCCGGCCCACTGGCTGAAGAAGATCACCCGCGACGGTTTCGAGGACGGGCTCTTCGAGGCCTGGCGCAAGGACCCGGAGTTCATCACGAACCGTCCCGAGCGCGAGGGGGCGACCGTACTGGTCGCCGGCCCCGACTTCGGTACCGGTTCCTCGCGCGAGCACGCCGTATGGGCCCTGCAGAACTTCGGCTTCAAGACGGTCATCTCCTCCCGCTTCGCCGACATCTTCCGCGGCAACTCGCTGAAGAACGGTCTGCTGACCGTCGTCCTGCCGCAGGAGACCGTCGAGCGGCTGTGGAAGCTGACCGAGGCCGACCCCACCGCCGAGATCACGGTCGACCTGGTCGACCGCCAGGTCCGAGCCGAAGGCGTCGTTGCGGAGTTCGAGCTCGACGACAACGCCCGCTGGAGGCTGCTGGAGGGGCTGGACGACATCTCGCTCACCCTTCAGAACGAAGGGGACATCGCGACCTACGAAAGCGTCCGACCCACCTTCAAGCCGCGCACGATTCAGGCGTGATTCCAGCCTGATCAGCGCTTATTCGCCTTCGGGTGATCACATAGGCAACACTGTGCCCCCTGTCTTCCGGCAGGGGGCACAGTCGTGTGTTGAGGCCCCGTGAGGCGACAACTCGCCCCAGATGGCACAATCTGTGCATGGAACGCGACAGTCAACTTGAGCTCTACGGACTTGTCGGGGACCGATTGAAAGAAGCACACACACGGGTTCGCTCACTGCAAGTCCCGGAGGGCGTAAGGATGGCGCTGACCCGGAAGCTGTTGGTCGTCACCGCCGCGGCGAAGCATGATCTCGCCGATGCGGCAGTGCGCCTGGACAGGTTGATGAAGGACCTCGACGAGGGTCGATTCCCTGAAGGCGACTGATGCGAAGGAACTCCGTAACGGCCTACAACGTTGCGGCACTAGGGTGATAAGCCCGTTTCGTGTTTGATTTGCGGTATATATCCGCCTAACGTGCGAAATAAGCTTGAACACATTCGTTCTGGCGAAGTCTCCGAAGGGGAAGACGTTGAACAAGGCGCAGCTCGTAGAAGCGATTGCCGACAAGCTGGGCGGCCGTCAGCAGGCCGCGGACGCTGTCGACGCGGTACTGGACGCCATCGTCCGCGCGACCGTCGCGGGCGACCGGGTCTCGGTCACGGGCTTCGGCTCGTTCGAGAAGGTGGACCGCCCGGCCCGCTACGCCCGCAACCCGCAGACGGGTGAGCGCGTCCGGGTCAAGAAGACCTCGGTTCCCCGGTTCCGTGCGGGTCAGGGCTTCAAGGACCTGGTCAGCGGCACCAAGAAGCTGCCCAAGGGTGGCGAGGTGTCGGTGAAGAAGGCGCCCAAGGGCAGCCTCACGGGTGGGTCCTCCGCCGCCTCCGCGACGGTGAAGAAGGCCGTCGCGAAGAAGGCCACCACCGCCAAGAAGGCCGCGGCCGCCGCCAAGACCACGGTAGCCAAGAAGACCACGGCCAAGAAGGTCACGGCCACCGCCAAGAAGGCGGTCGCCAAGACCGCCGTGGCGAAGAAGGCCGCGCCCGCGGCCAAGAAGGCCACGGTCAAGAAGGCTGCGGCGACGGCGAAGAAGACCACCGCCACCGCGAAGAAGACTGCCCCGGCGGCCAAGAAGACCACCGCCGCGACGAAGGCGCCCGCCAAGAAGACGGCGACGCGCAAGGTCACCGCGAAGAAGACCACCGCCCGCAAGAAGTAGGGCGCCGGTCACACACGCCGGGCCGGCTTCCCCACCGTGGGGAAGCCGGCCCGCGGTGCGTTCGCGCTTTCCCCTCGGGGTCAGAAGGTCTGCAGCGTGACCAGGGTGATCCGCAGGGCCGGGCCCTCGCCGTCCGTCTCGATCCGGACCCGCTGCCCCGGGCGCAGCAGCCGCAGGCCGCCCGCGTCGAACGCCGGGGCCTCGAAGGGCACTGGGGTGCCGTCGTCCAGCAGCACACTGCCGCTGCGGGTCTGGGAGTCGTACGTGTACGCGGTCGCCTGCATACGGGCACTGTATAGGGCCGTATGGCGCCCCACTCCGAGGGCGAGGGCGGTGCGCAGATCCGCCGCCGTGTCCACGTCCCGGCGGACGCTGTCGACGCCGGCGAGGGTCATTTCC carries:
- the leuD gene encoding 3-isopropylmalate dehydratase small subunit, with the translated sequence MEAFTTHTGRAVPLRRSNVDTDQIIPAHWLKKITRDGFEDGLFEAWRKDPEFITNRPEREGATVLVAGPDFGTGSSREHAVWALQNFGFKTVISSRFADIFRGNSLKNGLLTVVLPQETVERLWKLTEADPTAEITVDLVDRQVRAEGVVAEFELDDNARWRLLEGLDDISLTLQNEGDIATYESVRPTFKPRTIQA
- a CDS encoding HU family DNA-binding protein, with amino-acid sequence MNKAQLVEAIADKLGGRQQAADAVDAVLDAIVRATVAGDRVSVTGFGSFEKVDRPARYARNPQTGERVRVKKTSVPRFRAGQGFKDLVSGTKKLPKGGEVSVKKAPKGSLTGGSSAASATVKKAVAKKATTAKKAAAAAKTTVAKKTTAKKVTATAKKAVAKTAVAKKAAPAAKKATVKKAAATAKKTTATAKKTAPAAKKTTAATKAPAKKTATRKVTAKKTTARKK
- the leuC gene encoding 3-isopropylmalate dehydratase large subunit yields the protein MGRTLAEKVWDDHVVRRAEGEPDLLFIDLHLLHEVTSPQAFEGLRQAGRKVRRLDLTIATEDHNTPTIDIDKPIADPVSRAQLETLRKNCAEFGVRLHSLGDVEQGVVHVVGPQLGLTQPGTTVVCGDSHTSTHGAFGALAFGIGTSQVEHVLATQTLPLARPKTMAITVTGALADGVTAKDLILAIIAKIGTGGGQGYILEYRGEAIEQLSMEARMTICNMSIEAGARAGMIAPDRTTFDYLEGRDHAPTGEDWDAAVAYWKTLRTDDDAVFDAEVVIDGTTLSPFVTWGTNPGQGAPLSANVPDPASYEDASERHAAEKALEYMGLTAGQPLRDIKVDTVFVGSCTNGRIEDLRAVAGIVEGRKVADGVRMLVVPGSVRVALQAVSEGLDKVFKEAGAEWRHAGCSMCLGMNPDQLAPGERSASTSNRNFEGRQGKGGRTHLVSPQVAAATAVLGHLASPADLSDATATAGV
- the ndgR gene encoding IclR family transcriptional regulator NdgR gives rise to the protein MDNSSGVGVLDKAALVLSALESGPATLAGLVAATGLARPTAHRLAVALEHHRMVARDMQGRFILGPRLAELAAAAGEDRLLATAGPVLTHLRDVTGESAQLYRRQGDMRICVAAAERLSGLRDTVPVGSTLPMKAGSAAQILMAWEEPERLHRGLQGARFTATALSGVRRRGWAQSIGEREPGVASVSAPVRGPSNRVVASVSVSGPIERLTRHPGRMHAQAVIDAAARLTEALRRSS